In a genomic window of Taylorella equigenitalis ATCC 35865:
- a CDS encoding BPSS1780 family membrane protein: MSITKYNTFPIKTGLKWLTEGFDMIIKNFLSYLIINLSITFLLTIFIFGSLLLGFFAVGFVIAIFQMVYFNASYSIYKNKKLIVSDLFKKFTTNKTLLGFFTVGLLYIVGVLLIATYLSHYDPNLAKWFSTQDFKNSYYLHNYLFIIGTFLLIYLIFIFLLWVPVLASWEDLDIKDAVVVSFKATIDNFLALSLMYASIFIMQIGLIVLLVNSPNLWIFEIVFFLGGMFINVLIYVAAFNAYKDIFMNRPKDLIE; encoded by the coding sequence AATACTTTTCCAATAAAAACAGGGCTTAAATGGCTAACCGAAGGGTTCGATATGATAATTAAAAATTTCTTATCATATCTAATCATTAATTTATCAATAACTTTTCTTCTAACTATTTTTATTTTTGGATCATTATTACTAGGTTTTTTTGCTGTAGGGTTTGTTATAGCTATATTTCAAATGGTCTACTTTAATGCCTCTTACAGCATTTATAAAAACAAAAAGCTTATTGTGTCCGACCTTTTTAAGAAGTTCACTACAAACAAAACGCTTCTTGGATTTTTCACTGTTGGATTACTTTATATAGTCGGGGTTTTATTAATCGCTACCTATTTATCCCATTATGACCCAAATCTTGCAAAGTGGTTTAGTACTCAAGATTTTAAAAACAGTTATTACCTTCATAACTATTTATTTATTATTGGAACGTTTTTATTAATTTACTTAATTTTTATTTTTTTACTTTGGGTACCAGTACTTGCTAGCTGGGAAGATTTGGATATTAAAGATGCTGTAGTGGTTTCGTTTAAAGCCACTATAGATAATTTTTTAGCTCTTTCACTTATGTATGCATCGATATTTATAATGCAAATAGGCCTTATCGTCTTATTAGTGAATTCGCCAAATCTATGGATTTTTGAAATAGTTTTCTTCTTAGGTGGTATGTTTATAAATGTGCTAATTTACGTAGCTGCATTTAACGCATATAAAGATATTTTTATGAATAGGCCCAAAGATTTAATAGAGTAA
- a CDS encoding electron transfer flavoprotein subunit alpha/FixB family protein, protein MKVLVIADYEQGVIKPSTLSTIAAAQKLSMDIDLLLAGKGVESVASIASQYQGVSKVLVADGDSLDHNLAENLSKQVLKLAESYSHILFSASSVGKSTAPRVAAKLDVPQVSEITSVIDSQTFERPIYAGNAIATVQTSEPKVVITVRATAFDAVGTSGGSASVESVETVESDSRVKFISQEMTKSERPELSDAKIVISGGRALGSAENFQMLYELADKLGAAVGASRAAVDMGFAPNDLQVGQTGKIVAPQLYIAVGISGAIQHLAGMKDSKVIVAINKDPEAPIFNIADYGLVGDLFEIIPQLNAAL, encoded by the coding sequence ATGAAAGTATTAGTTATCGCAGATTATGAGCAGGGTGTCATTAAGCCATCTACTTTATCTACCATAGCAGCCGCTCAAAAATTATCTATGGATATAGACCTTTTGTTGGCAGGTAAAGGTGTAGAATCAGTGGCTTCAATTGCATCTCAATATCAAGGTGTTAGTAAAGTTTTGGTTGCTGATGGGGACTCATTAGATCATAACCTAGCAGAAAATTTAAGTAAGCAGGTTTTAAAATTAGCAGAATCTTATTCTCACATTTTATTTTCTGCATCATCAGTTGGTAAAAGTACAGCCCCTAGAGTAGCAGCTAAATTAGACGTGCCTCAGGTATCTGAAATCACATCCGTTATTGATTCTCAGACTTTTGAAAGACCAATATACGCAGGAAATGCTATTGCAACTGTTCAGACATCTGAACCTAAAGTTGTTATTACTGTGCGTGCTACAGCATTTGATGCAGTTGGAACATCTGGTGGGTCTGCCTCTGTAGAATCTGTAGAAACTGTAGAATCTGATTCTCGAGTTAAGTTTATCTCTCAAGAGATGACTAAGAGTGAACGACCTGAACTTTCAGATGCAAAAATAGTTATATCTGGTGGTAGGGCTTTAGGAAGTGCTGAAAATTTCCAAATGCTATACGAATTAGCAGATAAATTAGGTGCAGCTGTAGGAGCTTCACGTGCAGCAGTGGACATGGGTTTCGCGCCAAATGATTTGCAAGTAGGTCAAACTGGAAAAATCGTAGCCCCTCAGCTATATATAGCAGTAGGTATTTCAGGTGCGATCCAGCACTTAGCAGGTATGAAGGATTCAAAAGTTATAGTAGCTATAAATAAAGATCCAGAGGCACCAATTTTTAATATTGCTGATTATGGGCTGGTTGGTGATTTATTTGAAATAATACCTCAACTGAACGCAGCCCTATAA
- a CDS encoding electron transfer flavoprotein subunit beta/FixA family protein, with protein MKVLVPVKRVVDFNIKVRVKSDNSSVDTDNLKMSMNPFDEIAVEEASRMKEAGKVSEVVAVTVGVSQAQDQLRSAMAMGADRGVLVETTESVQPLGIAKLLKEVAIKEDAKLILLGKQAIDDDSNQTGQMLAALLDWPQATFASKIELLEDKAVVTREIDGGLETIEVSLPAVITVDLRLNEPRFATLPKIMQAKKKPIDKFTPEELSVDVTPKIKTIKVTEPVNRSGGEILPDVATLVDKLKNEKKVI; from the coding sequence ATGAAAGTTTTAGTCCCTGTAAAAAGGGTTGTAGATTTTAATATCAAAGTTAGAGTTAAATCTGATAACTCTTCTGTAGATACCGACAATCTTAAGATGTCTATGAATCCCTTTGATGAGATTGCAGTGGAAGAGGCTTCCAGAATGAAAGAAGCAGGTAAAGTGTCAGAGGTTGTAGCTGTAACTGTGGGCGTATCTCAAGCTCAAGATCAGCTTAGATCGGCTATGGCTATGGGAGCTGATAGAGGTGTTCTTGTTGAAACCACTGAATCTGTTCAGCCATTAGGAATTGCAAAGCTACTAAAAGAAGTTGCTATAAAAGAAGATGCAAAACTTATTCTTTTAGGAAAACAAGCTATAGATGATGATTCTAACCAAACTGGTCAGATGCTTGCAGCTTTGTTGGACTGGCCTCAAGCTACATTTGCTAGCAAAATTGAGCTTTTGGAAGATAAAGCAGTTGTTACACGAGAAATAGATGGCGGTCTTGAAACTATTGAAGTTTCACTTCCTGCTGTAATTACTGTTGACTTACGCCTAAACGAACCTAGATTTGCGACTCTACCTAAGATTATGCAAGCTAAGAAAAAGCCTATAGATAAATTTACTCCTGAAGAATTATCAGTCGATGTAACTCCTAAGATTAAAACAATAAAAGTAACAGAACCTGTTAATCGTTCTGGTGGTGAAATTCTTCCAGATGTAGCTACTTTAGTTGATAAATTAAAAAATGAGAAAAAGGTGATTTAA